A window from Odocoileus virginianus isolate 20LAN1187 ecotype Illinois chromosome 24, Ovbor_1.2, whole genome shotgun sequence encodes these proteins:
- the COX14 gene encoding cytochrome c oxidase assembly protein COX14 isoform X2: MPTAKQLADIGYKTFSTSMMLLTVYGGYLCSVRAYHYFQRRSSQRQAAEEQKTSGAL, encoded by the coding sequence ATGCCAACTGCCAAGCAACTAGCTGACATTGGCTACAAGACCTTCTCCACCTCCATGATGCTCCTCACTGTGTACGGGGGCTACCTCTGCAGTGTCCGAGCCTACCACTATTTCCAGCGGCGCAGCTCCCAGCGCCAGGCTGCAGAAGAACAGAAGACCTCAGGAGCCCTATAA
- the COX14 gene encoding cytochrome c oxidase assembly protein COX14 isoform X1 — translation MIQGSCASAQYWDPLSRTGLKDSVQLMGLILKRDNMPTAKQLADIGYKTFSTSMMLLTVYGGYLCSVRAYHYFQRRSSQRQAAEEQKTSGAL, via the exons ATGATTCAAGGAAGCTGTGCCTCAGCTCAGTATTGGGATCCACTCTCAAGGACTGGCCTCAAAGACAGTGTTCAACTCATGGGACTgattttgaaaa GGGACAACATGCCAACTGCCAAGCAACTAGCTGACATTGGCTACAAGACCTTCTCCACCTCCATGATGCTCCTCACTGTGTACGGGGGCTACCTCTGCAGTGTCCGAGCCTACCACTATTTCCAGCGGCGCAGCTCCCAGCGCCAGGCTGCAGAAGAACAGAAGACCTCAGGAGCCCTATAA